The proteins below come from a single Arthrobacter sp. B1I2 genomic window:
- the thiS gene encoding sulfur carrier protein ThiS — protein MNITLNGNPHTVPYGASITTLVSQVTGRPLADNGQATDGGKLGVAVAHNAQVVPRSQWFATALADGDDIELVTAVQGG, from the coding sequence GTGAACATCACCCTTAACGGAAACCCGCACACAGTGCCCTACGGCGCCTCCATCACCACGCTGGTCAGCCAGGTCACCGGACGCCCGCTGGCTGACAACGGACAGGCGACTGACGGCGGGAAACTCGGCGTCGCCGTCGCGCACAACGCCCAGGTGGTGCCGCGCAGCCAATGGTTCGCCACCGCGCTCGCCGATGGCGACGACATCGAACTTGTCACAGCAGTACAGGGAGGCTGA
- a CDS encoding thiazole synthase → MTETSTINPAGNAGASDALVIDGVALGSRLIMGTGGAPSLDGLGAALLASGTALTTVAMRRYSTAETGSLFQLLVDHGIRVLPNTAGCFTARDAVLTAELAREALETDWVKLEVIADEQTLLPDAVELVEATEQLVNRGFKVFAYTNDDPVLALRLENLGATAVMPLGSPIGTGLGILNPHNIELIVSRASVPVVLDAGIGTASDAALAMELGCDAVLLATAVTRAQNPALMGEAFKHAVAAGRMARAAGRIPRREHALASSAMEGRAEFL, encoded by the coding sequence ATGACCGAAACCAGCACCATCAACCCCGCCGGAAATGCCGGCGCCAGCGACGCCCTGGTGATCGACGGCGTCGCCCTCGGGTCGCGGCTCATCATGGGCACCGGGGGAGCGCCCAGCCTGGATGGCCTGGGCGCGGCCCTCCTGGCCTCCGGCACCGCCTTGACCACCGTGGCCATGCGCCGCTACTCCACGGCGGAAACCGGCTCGCTTTTCCAGCTGCTGGTGGACCACGGGATCCGGGTGCTGCCCAACACGGCCGGCTGCTTTACCGCCCGGGACGCAGTCCTCACGGCGGAGCTGGCCCGGGAGGCGCTGGAGACCGACTGGGTGAAACTGGAGGTCATCGCCGACGAACAGACGCTCCTGCCGGACGCCGTGGAACTCGTGGAGGCCACGGAGCAGCTGGTCAACCGCGGCTTCAAGGTCTTCGCCTATACCAACGACGATCCCGTGCTGGCGCTGCGGCTGGAGAACCTCGGCGCCACCGCCGTCATGCCGCTGGGTTCCCCGATCGGCACCGGCTTGGGGATCCTGAACCCGCACAACATTGAACTCATCGTTTCCCGGGCCTCCGTGCCTGTGGTCCTGGACGCCGGGATCGGCACGGCATCGGACGCCGCCCTTGCCATGGAGCTGGGCTGCGACGCGGTGCTGCTGGCCACGGCCGTGACCCGCGCGCAGAACCCGGCGCTCATGGGCGAGGCGTTCAAGCACGCGGTGGCCGCCGGCAGGATGGCAAGGGCAGCCGGGCGCATCCCGCGCCGGGAGCATGCCCTGGCGTCATCGGCCATGGAGGGCCGGGCGGAATT